In the genome of Thiomicrospira aerophila AL3, one region contains:
- a CDS encoding ABC transporter ATP-binding protein, producing the protein MLKISDIQVVYNQTPILDQFNLDIAAGEIVGILGPSGCGKSTLLRAIAGFVELAKGEICLNNACLCNCKCFMPPEKRGVGMVFQDNSLFPHLTVAGNIAFGLTKLTKTERQKRVNELLELIRLDGMGDRYPHELSGGQQQRVALARALAPKPSLILFDEPFSSLDKALSEHLAVEIKALLKQQKTAAILVTHTQREAELMCDRYAALEDVSLNNWIQTAA; encoded by the coding sequence ATGCTAAAAATCAGTGATATTCAAGTTGTATACAATCAAACGCCGATTCTAGATCAGTTTAATCTAGACATTGCGGCGGGTGAAATTGTCGGCATTCTTGGCCCAAGCGGCTGCGGCAAAAGTACACTCCTTCGAGCTATTGCCGGATTCGTTGAATTGGCCAAAGGCGAAATCTGTCTTAATAATGCCTGTTTGTGCAACTGTAAATGCTTTATGCCGCCGGAAAAACGCGGTGTCGGCATGGTGTTTCAAGACAACTCACTGTTTCCACACTTAACTGTAGCTGGCAATATTGCTTTTGGTCTAACCAAATTGACTAAAACTGAGCGCCAAAAACGTGTTAATGAATTATTAGAACTGATTCGTTTAGACGGCATGGGTGATCGTTACCCGCATGAACTTTCCGGTGGCCAGCAACAACGTGTCGCATTAGCTCGTGCCTTAGCCCCTAAGCCTAGCTTAATTTTATTTGACGAACCATTTTCGAGTTTAGACAAGGCCCTTAGTGAGCATCTTGCTGTTGAAATCAAAGCCTTGCTAAAACAACAAAAAACGGCCGCGATTTTAGTGACACATACTCAACGAGAAGCCGAACTGATGTGCGATCGTTATGCAGCCTTAGAAGATGTTTCGCTAAATAATTGGATTCAAACTGCCGCTTAA
- a CDS encoding Fe(3+) ABC transporter substrate-binding protein encodes MKHPWLVLKTVVITLGLVAVTGCSRDDQPNSAATAIEPVVVYSARAEHLIRPLFERFTEETGVPVQFQTGNANAMVERLKAEGRQTPADLLITVDAGNLWYAADQDLFQPLNSALINETIPAHLRDPNDLWTGLSIRARTFVYHKDRVDPAELTDYANLADPKWQGRLCLRSSSSVYTKSLLASLIAHHGEQRTEEIAQGWVNNLAARPHSRDANVMDAILAGQCDVGLVNTYYFGRLEAENLDTPLTLAWANQNSTGTHVNVSGAGITKHAKNPDGARQLIEWLASDQAQQIFGALNREYPAKPNTEIDPQVAAWGQFIQDQLNLAVLGEQQQAATKLADRISYD; translated from the coding sequence ATGAAACATCCGTGGTTAGTGTTAAAAACAGTTGTTATCACACTGGGCCTGGTAGCTGTTACGGGATGTAGCCGCGATGATCAGCCCAATTCAGCCGCGACTGCCATTGAACCCGTGGTAGTGTACAGTGCCCGTGCTGAGCACTTAATTAGACCTTTATTTGAGCGCTTTACCGAAGAAACGGGGGTTCCGGTGCAATTTCAAACCGGTAATGCCAATGCCATGGTTGAGCGACTCAAAGCAGAAGGCCGTCAAACCCCAGCAGACCTGCTGATTACCGTTGATGCCGGCAACCTTTGGTATGCCGCTGATCAAGACCTATTCCAACCGCTTAATAGTGCACTGATTAATGAAACCATTCCAGCACATTTGCGCGATCCAAACGATCTATGGACGGGTTTATCCATTCGTGCCAGAACCTTTGTCTATCACAAAGATCGCGTTGATCCTGCCGAATTAACAGACTACGCAAACCTAGCCGATCCAAAATGGCAGGGACGCTTGTGTTTGCGTTCTTCCAGCTCAGTCTATACCAAATCATTATTAGCCAGTTTAATTGCGCATCATGGCGAACAGCGCACTGAAGAAATCGCTCAGGGTTGGGTGAATAATTTAGCAGCGCGTCCTCATTCTCGTGATGCGAATGTTATGGATGCTATTTTAGCCGGACAATGTGATGTAGGCCTGGTAAACACCTACTATTTTGGTCGCTTAGAAGCTGAAAATCTTGACACCCCTTTAACACTGGCTTGGGCTAATCAGAATAGCACCGGAACTCATGTGAATGTATCAGGTGCCGGTATTACTAAACACGCTAAAAATCCTGATGGGGCGCGTCAATTGATTGAATGGTTAGCCAGTGACCAAGCACAACAAATTTTTGGCGCATTAAACCGTGAATACCCTGCTAAACCCAACACTGAGATTGATCCACAAGTCGCCGCTTGGGGTCAGTTTATTCAAGACCAACTCAATCTAGCGGTACTCGGTGAACAACAACAAGCAGCCACTAAATTGGCTGATCGTATTAGTTATGATTAA
- a CDS encoding hydrogen peroxide-inducible genes activator translates to MTLNELKYILAVAKERHFRKAAELCYVSQPTLSIAIKKIEEELGVTIFERQKSDILITPIGEKIIALAEDINQKTNLIKNLAKQAQDHNIQEIKLGAIFTIGPYLIPKLIASFQQSNPNTHFIIQENYTEDLIKKLHQGELDFVILSLPFDEPTIETELLYTEPFVVAIANNNPLSKKTAINFNDLKNENLLLLGEKHCFRNQVLSSLPAQSLENRLQKTLESSSIETIRFMVASNAGVSILPCTSVNNYEDKLLVIKPFQDQTPTRQVVLAWRKSYVHQLAINSMVKALKSIHLPCTQK, encoded by the coding sequence ATGACCCTCAACGAGCTCAAATACATTCTCGCTGTTGCCAAAGAACGCCATTTTCGCAAAGCAGCCGAACTGTGCTATGTGAGTCAACCTACATTAAGTATTGCTATTAAGAAAATTGAAGAAGAACTCGGTGTTACTATTTTCGAAAGACAGAAAAGTGACATACTTATTACACCGATTGGCGAAAAAATCATCGCATTAGCAGAAGACATCAATCAAAAAACCAATCTGATCAAAAATCTCGCGAAACAAGCACAAGATCACAACATACAAGAAATCAAGCTCGGTGCTATTTTTACCATTGGCCCTTACCTCATTCCTAAATTAATTGCTTCGTTTCAACAATCAAACCCAAACACCCATTTCATTATTCAAGAAAATTACACCGAGGATCTAATCAAAAAACTACATCAGGGTGAACTTGATTTTGTCATCCTTTCTTTACCCTTTGATGAACCTACTATAGAAACTGAACTGTTATACACTGAACCCTTTGTCGTAGCTATTGCTAACAACAATCCATTAAGTAAAAAAACAGCAATCAACTTTAATGATTTAAAAAATGAAAATTTACTTCTACTAGGCGAAAAACATTGTTTCCGTAATCAAGTACTCAGCAGCTTACCAGCTCAATCTTTGGAAAACCGTTTACAAAAAACCTTAGAAAGCAGTTCAATAGAAACGATTCGATTTATGGTAGCGTCTAATGCTGGTGTCAGTATTTTGCCTTGTACATCTGTCAATAATTACGAAGATAAGCTATTAGTTATAAAACCTTTTCAAGATCAAACACCCACACGACAAGTCGTATTAGCTTGGCGAAAAAGTTATGTCCACCAACTTGCCATAAACTCGATGGTTAAGGCATTGAAATCTATTCATTTACCCTGTACTCAAAAATAA
- a CDS encoding MlaA family lipoprotein — MLDLLIEIQQLDNAQPESFESNIKNPNDPYESFNRRMFNFNLGFHQYVGEPVGRGYERITPQPVRTGIRNFFTNLRMPLNMLNNALQGNAEGTMNDLMRFSINTVFGFAGLLDIATPAGLPYQHEDFGQTLYVWGIGKDASFIVLPFLGPSSTRDLAGLGVDYAVDPGYRYFLNASAEEHLILTLVNQFDRYVDIIDFIDPLLTMDDPYIFFREASIQLRRNQLYNGNPPLDALDDFDFD, encoded by the coding sequence GTGTTAGATCTGCTTATCGAAATTCAACAACTAGACAATGCACAACCAGAGTCATTTGAATCAAATATAAAAAATCCAAACGATCCTTACGAATCCTTTAATCGCAGAATGTTTAACTTTAACTTAGGTTTTCACCAATACGTTGGTGAACCAGTAGGTCGAGGTTATGAACGTATCACCCCACAACCTGTTAGAACCGGTATCCGTAACTTTTTTACCAACTTACGAATGCCATTAAATATGCTCAACAACGCCCTACAAGGCAATGCTGAAGGTACAATGAATGATTTAATGCGTTTTTCAATTAATACTGTATTTGGTTTTGCAGGTTTATTAGACATAGCCACACCAGCAGGCCTGCCTTATCAACATGAAGACTTTGGCCAAACCCTTTATGTTTGGGGAATTGGCAAGGATGCCAGTTTTATAGTATTACCCTTTTTAGGACCGAGTTCTACAAGAGATTTGGCTGGTTTAGGAGTGGATTATGCAGTGGACCCAGGTTATCGCTATTTTTTAAACGCCTCAGCTGAAGAACATCTGATATTAACTCTGGTCAATCAATTTGATCGTTATGTTGATATCATTGATTTTATTGACCCCTTACTGACAATGGATGACCCTTATATATTTTTTAGAGAGGCCAGTATCCAATTACGTCGCAATCAACTTTATAATGGCAATCCACCTCTTGACGCACTAGACGATTTTGACTTTGACTAA
- a CDS encoding BatD family protein has product MVMQRLILLLSFMLMPMLATANWSDRTLSAELEAAKVNQGEIVNLKVLANFQTTTRGPDFSVLMDDFEILSRQASSQLRVINGQPTGTTLWEVALMPRRTGVITIPAFSVENVTSEALSVEVLETRAATADYRVTFMTAEVSTETPYVQQEVLYTLRLYYLGSLRRGSVDMPVFNDFLSERLVNQNQFETLVDDRLYRVIEWVYALYPQKSGELTITPKNFEGALLRQRQIEVFQSRSNGLTLQVKPIPASFPADATWLPARQVQLKQDWQITGAFNVGDTLSRRITLEAVGLQASQLPDPVFKEQEGFRVYADPIGQNQHSGQQGISSGKQQNFTAVFQQAGDIELSEITLPWWNTTTDSLEIARLNARTITVLPATHLEAPIAEWLPDTAVTSQSTAYYWPVLTGLFASLWLITLWLWYRRGQPLMAMNNTQAVTRDIDPNKLPSLAEFKTLSVLQQSDWLKKWWQLQGHPLAAMPHQAPTLYQVLQAIEALKYRAELPTEQALDQATEELYAAILDWHQAHPSASQQAANQLAALYPT; this is encoded by the coding sequence ATGGTAATGCAAAGACTCATTTTATTACTGAGTTTCATGTTAATGCCCATGCTTGCAACTGCCAACTGGTCAGATCGTACCCTAAGCGCCGAACTTGAAGCCGCCAAGGTTAACCAAGGAGAAATTGTCAATCTTAAAGTCTTAGCTAATTTTCAAACCACTACTCGTGGACCCGATTTTTCGGTGCTGATGGATGACTTTGAAATTCTAAGCCGCCAAGCGTCCAGCCAATTACGGGTTATAAATGGTCAACCCACTGGTACGACCTTGTGGGAAGTGGCATTAATGCCAAGGCGAACCGGTGTCATCACTATTCCGGCTTTTAGCGTTGAAAATGTCACCAGTGAAGCCTTAAGTGTTGAGGTACTAGAAACACGTGCCGCCACAGCCGATTATCGGGTGACCTTTATGACCGCCGAGGTGTCTACCGAAACCCCTTATGTGCAACAAGAAGTCCTCTATACGCTCAGACTTTACTATCTCGGCTCCCTGCGACGCGGCTCGGTCGATATGCCGGTGTTTAATGATTTTTTAAGCGAACGTTTAGTCAACCAGAATCAATTTGAAACCCTGGTCGATGACCGACTCTATCGTGTCATTGAATGGGTGTATGCACTTTATCCGCAAAAGAGTGGTGAACTCACTATTACACCAAAAAACTTCGAAGGGGCACTGTTACGTCAACGCCAAATAGAGGTATTTCAATCACGTTCGAATGGGCTGACACTGCAAGTTAAACCTATTCCGGCAAGTTTTCCAGCTGATGCGACTTGGCTACCGGCTCGTCAAGTTCAACTCAAGCAGGACTGGCAAATTACCGGTGCCTTTAATGTTGGCGATACACTTAGCCGTCGCATTACACTTGAAGCGGTCGGCCTACAAGCTAGCCAACTGCCAGACCCTGTTTTTAAAGAACAGGAAGGATTTCGCGTTTACGCTGACCCGATTGGACAAAACCAACACAGCGGTCAACAAGGTATCAGTAGTGGTAAACAACAAAACTTTACCGCGGTGTTTCAACAAGCCGGGGATATTGAGTTGAGCGAAATAACCCTACCCTGGTGGAACACCACCACAGACAGCTTAGAAATAGCTCGGCTTAATGCGCGAACCATTACAGTATTACCAGCTACCCATCTAGAGGCACCCATCGCTGAATGGCTACCAGATACGGCTGTCACTAGCCAATCAACCGCTTACTATTGGCCAGTTTTAACCGGCTTATTTGCAAGCCTCTGGTTAATCACCTTATGGTTATGGTATCGACGTGGTCAGCCCTTAATGGCTATGAACAACACACAAGCAGTGACCAGGGATATTGATCCTAATAAACTGCCTAGTTTGGCAGAATTTAAAACGCTCAGTGTGCTACAGCAAAGTGACTGGCTAAAAAAATGGTGGCAACTACAAGGCCATCCACTTGCCGCCATGCCGCATCAAGCACCAACACTATACCAAGTGCTGCAAGCCATTGAAGCTCTAAAATATCGGGCAGAATTGCCAACAGAACAAGCCTTAGATCAGGCAACAGAAGAGCTTTATGCCGCTATTTTAGACTGGCATCAAGCCCATCCTAGTGCAAGCCAGCAGGCCGCAAATCAGTTAGCCGCGCTTTATCCAACTTAG
- a CDS encoding Sua5/YciO/YrdC/YwlC family protein, whose product MLPNLFAYPTEAVYGLGCDPLDESAVLAILKLKQRPVEKGLILVAADMTALAKFADVFNPQWSDRLLQAWSDTQRAVTWVVPKTQVCPVWISGQHNSVAVRVSHHPLVKQLAQTMPDGVMVSTSANPASLEPARSAAEVKHYFGEQLYCVAGELGGLAQPSEIWDAMSLSRLR is encoded by the coding sequence TTGTTACCAAATCTCTTCGCTTATCCGACTGAAGCGGTATATGGTTTGGGTTGCGACCCATTAGATGAATCGGCTGTGTTGGCGATTTTAAAATTAAAACAACGTCCGGTCGAAAAGGGTTTAATTCTCGTCGCTGCAGATATGACTGCTTTGGCAAAATTCGCTGATGTTTTTAATCCGCAATGGTCGGACAGGTTGCTGCAGGCCTGGTCAGATACCCAACGTGCCGTGACCTGGGTGGTGCCTAAAACCCAGGTCTGCCCCGTTTGGATCAGTGGTCAACATAACAGTGTGGCGGTGCGCGTATCTCATCATCCATTAGTTAAGCAACTTGCTCAAACCATGCCTGATGGAGTGATGGTGTCAACTTCGGCGAATCCAGCCAGTTTGGAGCCGGCACGTTCAGCTGCAGAAGTTAAACATTATTTTGGTGAACAGCTTTATTGTGTGGCCGGTGAACTCGGTGGTTTAGCTCAGCCATCTGAAATTTGGGACGCGATGAGTTTGTCACGTTTACGTTAA
- a CDS encoding BCCT family transporter → MKWSKLVTNFSIGCKPVFIPAVGLLLSLLILTLLVPNGMAQFFSSSLASVTQNFGWMIILAVALFLIGLLVIAFSPWGQIPLGPDQTVAKYPFWIWLAMIFSAGYGIALLFFGVAEPVMHYLNPPNLDIDANQLAQQAMQIAYFHWGFHIWAIYGLVGLSLAYFSYRHKLPLALRSCFYPLIGQRINGPIGHSIDVIAILATTLGLATTLGLSVSQINAGLNSIWPSIPLATPVQISIILVLTMLAMLSVAAGLDKGIKRLSVINMSLAIVLLITVAIAGPTLIILERFIENTGLYLSGLVARTFNLQAYSSSDWLGNWTLFIFAWTIAWAPFVGLFIAKISQGRTLREFVFGVLLVPVSFTFLWFSVFGDTSLFLIEQQGSTHLAEQVQQDYSLALFALFAELQLGIWISILAMLLIMTFFITSADSGALVLASLSSGGDLETALWQRLFWAGLLGAIASGLLLAGGLGALQTASILSAVPFTLVMLLMLVALFKALQAEQQRHTILHETSPNYDAMSWKARLKALNKPTSKQQLDQFFDQTLIPIVNQVVASMQQQGWQIKMTLDPQKTQLELRVEFDDNAQSPFIYGVVKRQLTDNSMSVYHADVYLNSGPQAIDLYGWDQESIAEDIIKHFEAYLAFQQQSKLNLPWQT, encoded by the coding sequence GTGAAATGGTCAAAGCTTGTTACAAACTTTTCAATTGGATGTAAACCCGTCTTCATCCCCGCTGTTGGATTATTGCTCTCGCTCTTAATCTTGACCCTGCTAGTGCCTAATGGTATGGCACAATTTTTCTCTAGCAGCCTGGCATCAGTCACCCAAAATTTTGGCTGGATGATTATTTTAGCTGTTGCATTATTTTTAATAGGCTTACTCGTTATTGCTTTTTCGCCTTGGGGACAAATACCACTTGGGCCTGATCAAACAGTGGCTAAGTATCCATTTTGGATATGGCTAGCGATGATTTTTTCAGCAGGGTATGGCATTGCGTTGTTATTTTTTGGGGTGGCAGAACCGGTCATGCACTACCTTAATCCGCCAAATTTAGATATAGATGCAAATCAGCTTGCCCAACAGGCTATGCAAATAGCGTATTTTCATTGGGGTTTTCATATTTGGGCTATTTATGGGCTAGTTGGTTTAAGTCTAGCTTATTTTAGTTATCGTCATAAATTGCCATTAGCATTACGATCTTGTTTTTACCCATTGATTGGCCAACGCATAAATGGGCCGATTGGTCATAGTATTGATGTGATTGCTATTTTAGCAACTACACTAGGTTTGGCGACCACACTTGGCTTGTCAGTGAGCCAAATTAATGCCGGTTTAAATAGCATTTGGCCAAGTATTCCGCTTGCGACGCCTGTTCAAATATCGATTATCCTAGTTCTGACTATGCTGGCTATGCTCTCTGTTGCCGCCGGTTTAGATAAGGGGATTAAACGACTATCTGTCATTAATATGTCACTGGCTATTGTGTTGTTAATTACCGTCGCAATAGCAGGTCCTACACTGATTATTTTAGAAAGGTTTATTGAAAATACCGGTTTATATCTAAGCGGATTAGTTGCGCGAACCTTTAATTTGCAAGCCTATTCAAGTTCAGATTGGTTAGGTAACTGGACATTATTTATCTTTGCTTGGACGATTGCTTGGGCACCCTTTGTCGGCTTGTTTATTGCCAAAATAAGCCAAGGGCGAACGCTTCGTGAATTTGTCTTTGGAGTGTTGCTTGTCCCAGTCAGTTTTACCTTTTTATGGTTTTCAGTATTTGGCGATACATCGTTGTTTTTAATTGAACAGCAAGGCTCCACTCATCTTGCTGAACAGGTGCAACAAGATTATAGTTTGGCGCTGTTTGCCTTATTTGCTGAATTGCAACTGGGTATTTGGATATCCATTCTAGCCATGTTACTTATCATGACTTTTTTTATTACTTCAGCGGATTCTGGTGCTTTAGTATTGGCGAGTTTATCGAGTGGTGGGGATTTAGAAACAGCGCTTTGGCAGAGGTTATTTTGGGCAGGCCTGCTAGGTGCTATTGCATCGGGTCTGCTATTAGCAGGTGGATTGGGTGCATTACAGACCGCATCAATTTTAAGTGCGGTTCCATTTACCCTGGTCATGCTATTGATGTTAGTTGCTTTGTTTAAAGCCTTGCAAGCTGAACAACAACGTCACACTATACTCCATGAAACATCCCCTAATTACGATGCAATGTCTTGGAAGGCGCGATTGAAAGCCTTAAATAAACCGACTAGCAAACAGCAACTTGATCAGTTTTTTGACCAAACTTTAATACCGATAGTGAATCAAGTCGTTGCCTCTATGCAGCAGCAAGGCTGGCAGATTAAGATGACATTAGATCCTCAAAAAACACAGTTAGAGTTGCGAGTAGAATTTGATGACAATGCACAATCGCCTTTTATTTATGGCGTGGTAAAACGACAACTAACTGATAATAGTATGTCTGTTTACCATGCAGATGTTTATTTAAATTCCGGGCCGCAAGCAATCGATCTCTATGGTTGGGATCAAGAGTCGATAGCCGAAGATATTATTAAACATTTTGAAGCCTATCTTGCTTTTCAACAGCAATCAAAATTAAACTTACCTTGGCAAACTTAA
- the mnmE gene encoding tRNA uridine-5-carboxymethylaminomethyl(34) synthesis GTPase MnmE, with protein MTNLIFSQKDTIVALATPPGRGGVGIIRVSGPDSDTIAQKILGNLPEIKKAHYGAFYAQNGEILDQGIALRFKAPHSFTGEDVLELQGHGGPIIMQWLIEEVVKLGARPARPGEFSQQAFLNDKLDLTQAEAIADLISATSAQAAKSALKSLQGNFAKAINQLVEQLINLRLYVEAAIDFPEEEIDFLSDGHIQQQLNLVTTQLNNVFTQAQQGALLREGMSVVILGQPNAGKSSLLNALSGEETAIVTDIAGTTRDIVKAEIHLDGMPLHILDTAGLRDTNDAVEQIGIARAWQAIEQANHVLVMVQAGETIDPKDQAIIAQLPPNLSVTLIKNKIDLVAAEPYIKSTEQGYEIGLSAKHKLGLNLLTDHLKAIMGYKQTNESVFLARKRHLVALEQTQHHLNLAQAQLEIGAGELLAEELRLAQEHLSEITGRFTSDDLLGRIFSSFCIGK; from the coding sequence TTGACTAATCTAATTTTTTCTCAAAAAGACACCATTGTGGCCTTAGCGACACCACCAGGAAGAGGTGGGGTGGGGATTATTCGCGTTTCTGGACCTGATAGCGATACGATAGCTCAAAAGATACTCGGTAACCTACCTGAAATAAAAAAAGCTCACTACGGTGCCTTCTATGCTCAAAATGGTGAAATACTTGATCAGGGTATTGCACTGCGATTTAAAGCACCCCATTCATTTACTGGTGAAGATGTTCTAGAACTACAAGGTCACGGTGGCCCAATCATTATGCAGTGGCTTATTGAAGAAGTCGTTAAACTGGGTGCGCGCCCTGCCAGGCCTGGTGAATTTTCACAACAAGCTTTTTTAAATGACAAACTCGATCTAACCCAAGCAGAAGCCATTGCCGACCTTATTTCAGCCACTTCAGCTCAAGCCGCAAAAAGTGCCCTAAAGTCATTACAAGGTAATTTTGCGAAAGCCATTAATCAATTGGTTGAACAGCTCATTAATTTACGTCTTTATGTTGAAGCGGCGATTGATTTTCCTGAAGAAGAAATTGATTTTTTATCAGACGGGCATATTCAACAGCAACTTAATCTGGTTACAACTCAACTAAATAATGTATTTACTCAAGCGCAACAAGGTGCATTGCTTAGAGAAGGTATGTCAGTAGTTATTTTAGGCCAGCCAAATGCAGGTAAATCTAGTCTATTAAATGCCTTGTCGGGTGAAGAAACTGCCATCGTTACCGATATTGCCGGTACTACTCGGGATATTGTTAAAGCAGAGATTCATCTTGATGGCATGCCATTACATATTCTTGATACTGCAGGGCTTCGTGACACGAATGATGCCGTGGAACAAATTGGTATTGCCCGCGCATGGCAAGCGATTGAACAGGCAAATCACGTTTTAGTGATGGTGCAAGCCGGTGAAACAATTGATCCTAAAGACCAAGCGATTATTGCTCAATTGCCTCCCAATTTATCGGTTACTCTGATAAAAAATAAAATTGATTTAGTCGCCGCTGAACCCTATATCAAGTCAACCGAACAAGGCTATGAAATTGGTTTGTCAGCAAAACATAAACTGGGTTTAAATCTACTAACGGATCATTTAAAAGCCATTATGGGTTATAAACAGACCAATGAAAGCGTGTTTTTGGCGCGAAAACGTCACCTGGTCGCGCTAGAGCAAACTCAACATCATCTAAATTTAGCTCAAGCTCAACTCGAAATAGGTGCAGGTGAATTGCTCGCTGAAGAATTACGTTTAGCACAAGAACATTTGAGTGAAATCACTGGTCGTTTTACCTCTGACGATTTGTTAGGCCGGATTTTTAGTTCGTTTTGCATTGGAAAATGA
- a CDS encoding ABC transporter permease: MSFPRLSPWQLAFWALILVISLPLLRILASWFEPSSDIWIHLYQTRLGSIVSNTLLLLFGVAIGVTLLGVALAWAVTLCEFPGRKILEWLLFLPFALPAYVLGFIYLGIFDFPGPVQTWLRDTFGWAGLDIRAYGLTLVIVMTLVLYPYVYMLARTAFYAQNSALIESARLMGMNGWQVFWKVSLPLARPAIAAGAMLALMETLADFGTVTLYNYHTLTSAIFSVWENFRSLQVAAQLSTLLLVIAVLLIFIERFSRGRARYDARHRISYRPYKLTGLAGWSVTIIISLVVFLAFILPLIQLLIWAWEAFSIEWDRRYFDWMGNTFTLAGVAALLTVSLAILLNAVRSHTKLSLASKLGLRFANLGYALPGSVLAVGIMLLIIEMGEKLAPGYGIWLSSGVLALLLAYTVRFLAVAYGPIESHFDTITPSMIEAARSLGANQQQLISRIYLPILKPGLVIAAFMVAVDVMKELPATYLLRPYGWDTLAIRVYELSSEGLYDQAALPALMLLGLGLIALLGVAFINKYYQPSRAKNPEPFA, from the coding sequence ATGAGTTTTCCACGCCTATCCCCTTGGCAACTCGCATTTTGGGCACTGATACTGGTTATCAGTCTGCCCTTATTGCGTATTTTAGCCAGTTGGTTTGAACCTAGCTCTGATATTTGGATACATCTTTATCAAACCCGACTAGGTAGTATAGTTAGCAATACATTACTACTATTATTTGGGGTGGCTATTGGTGTCACTTTACTTGGTGTGGCACTGGCTTGGGCCGTTACTTTATGTGAGTTTCCCGGACGTAAAATATTAGAGTGGCTACTGTTTTTACCCTTTGCCTTGCCCGCCTATGTACTGGGTTTTATCTATTTAGGTATCTTTGATTTTCCTGGACCGGTGCAAACCTGGTTGCGCGATACTTTCGGTTGGGCAGGTTTAGATATTCGTGCCTATGGTTTAACTCTCGTTATTGTTATGACACTCGTACTCTATCCCTATGTTTATATGCTAGCTCGGACAGCTTTTTATGCGCAAAATAGCGCTTTGATTGAAAGCGCGCGCTTAATGGGTATGAATGGCTGGCAAGTGTTCTGGAAAGTAAGCTTGCCATTAGCCAGGCCTGCTATTGCTGCCGGTGCCATGCTTGCCCTGATGGAAACCCTAGCCGATTTTGGTACCGTTACGCTCTATAACTATCACACTTTAACCAGTGCTATTTTTAGCGTCTGGGAAAATTTTCGTTCATTGCAAGTGGCCGCCCAGCTCTCGACCTTGTTATTAGTCATTGCCGTGTTGCTCATTTTTATTGAACGCTTTAGTCGTGGCCGTGCGCGTTATGATGCGCGTCACCGAATTAGTTATCGTCCTTATAAATTAACCGGTTTAGCTGGGTGGTCTGTCACGATCATAATCAGCTTAGTGGTATTTTTAGCCTTTATATTGCCGCTTATTCAATTGCTTATTTGGGCTTGGGAGGCGTTTAGCATTGAATGGGATAGGCGTTATTTTGATTGGATGGGTAATACCTTTACCCTAGCTGGTGTTGCTGCGTTGTTGACTGTTTCACTAGCTATCTTACTTAACGCTGTGCGCAGCCACACGAAATTATCCCTAGCAAGTAAGCTTGGACTGCGTTTTGCTAATTTAGGTTATGCGTTACCTGGATCGGTACTCGCTGTCGGAATTATGCTGTTAATTATCGAGATGGGTGAAAAGCTTGCTCCTGGCTACGGTATATGGTTAAGCAGTGGCGTGTTGGCCTTGTTACTCGCTTATACCGTTCGTTTTCTAGCCGTGGCTTACGGACCAATAGAAAGCCATTTTGATACCATTACACCTTCTATGATTGAAGCTGCTCGCAGTTTAGGCGCGAATCAACAACAACTCATCAGCCGAATTTATTTACCTATCCTGAAACCAGGCCTGGTTATTGCGGCTTTTATGGTCGCCGTTGATGTGATGAAAGAATTACCCGCCACTTACTTATTGCGCCCCTACGGTTGGGATACGCTTGCGATACGCGTTTATGAACTAAGCAGTGAAGGGCTGTATGATCAGGCTGCATTACCCGCCTTGATGCTACTTGGGTTAGGATTAATTGCTTTACTAGGCGTCGCATTTATAAATAAATACTATCAGCCTTCCCGCGCCAAAAACCCCGAACCCTTTGCTTAA